From a region of the Chrysemys picta bellii isolate R12L10 chromosome 7, ASM1138683v2, whole genome shotgun sequence genome:
- the CFAP100 gene encoding cilia- and flagella-associated protein 100 isoform X1 translates to MSVLSYTRSTGSQETSSSGAISRARTLPQQTVPTSGVPSTNSTVETKSPLSDDEEFQLRKNPFKIPSDIDIFLLRDKERERAKAERERKKTLKVHEKMTYSTMMNAKQSGFKKELQKEEEAEDRELAAEAQRLKALQESISWKIAVTKDQQVEKETLHEYIDKKRQMFLLQYAVAIKRDEIQKLESLAAEEEAKLEKAEQYLEKDAAMFDEFLKENDKNSAQALKTAEKETKAKIEKIIEIRELTGQMMSIQSEISRFEDTLKEYKKYKNFLYQLSPKEWQEEYEKKQMKTKAMKMSSEVKEEKISVSPITPKGQDPTPRTRRGKLPYLGYTGRQSVDFSSGGPDLRSPSQIMQRRESLRTGKSPSKQNLKSQQTRRQSIAALATEEKASTTFSDNEDEDEEPELYFTDPQQLLQIFTELEEQNLSLIQNSQETEETLDELQHTLTTTRSKMDREIKQLKQLAATLKASIIKEEETAADLELKARVFSFGEYKADVQDKMLVSLNKKVTEVYRRCIGENEANLGTLQLLTVIEHQLDDLLECLERVPQTKIEQAEKAKEKERRMRMRDEKVRQQRQLQEERVQRALARAQADIKKKTGRKLMFRSEPVPIKEKEDEDQGRMDQEKEEALYYFT, encoded by the exons ATGTCTGTTCTCTCCTATACACGTTCGACTGGGTCCCAGGAAACATCCAGTTCTGGAGCCATTTCCA GGGCTAGGACATTACCTCAGCAAACAGTGCCAACCTCTGGGGTTCCCTCTACCAACTCTACAGTGGAAACAAAGTCTCCACTTTCAG ATGATGAGGAGTTTCAGCTGAGGAAAAACCCATTTAAAATCCCTTCGGATATTGATATCTTCTTACTGAGAGACAAGGAAAGAGAACGGGCTAAGGCG GAACGTGAGCGAAAGAAGACCCTGAAAGTCCATGAGAAGATGACCTATTCCACTATGATGAATGCCAAGCAGTCAGGGTTCAAGAAGGAGCtccagaaggaggaggaagcagaggaCAGAGAACTGGCAGCAGAAGCACAGAGACTGAAAGCTCTCCAAGAAAGTATCTCTTGGAAGATAGCAGTTACCAAAG ACCAGCAAGTGGAAAAAGAGACGCTCCATGAATACATAGACAAGAAGCGACAGATGTTTCTGCTGCAG TACGCTGTGGCAATAAAGAGAGATGAAATTCAGAAGCTGGAAagcttagcagcagaagaggaagcaaAACTGGAAAAGGCTGAACAGTACCTGGAGAAGGACGCTGCCATGTTTGACGAGTTCCTGAAGGAGAACGATAAAAACTCTGCTCAGGCGCTGAAAAC TGCTGAAAAAGAAACCAAAGCAAAGATCGAGAAAATAATCGAGATCCGGGAGCTTACTGGACAAATGATGAGCATTCAAAG TGAGATATCCAGGTTTGAAGACACTTTGAAGGAGTACAAGAAGTACAAGAACTTCCTCTACCAGCTTTCTCCAAAAGAGTGGCAGGAGGAGTATGAAAAAAAGCAGATGAAGACCAAGGCGATGAAAATGTCCTCtgaagtgaaagaagaaaaaatctCCGTTTCTCCCATCACGCCCAAGG GCCAGGATCCAACACCCCGAACCAGACGTGGCAAGTTGCCTTATCTTGGCTATACAGGACGTCAGAGTGTTGATTTCTCTTCAGGAGGACCTGATCTGAGGTCCCCAAGCCAAATCATGCAGAGAAGGGAATCCCTCAGGACAGGCAAAAGCCCCTCAAAGCAAAACTTGAAATCCCAGCAGACAAGACGACA GAGCATTGCCGCCCTAGCAACGGAGGAGAAGGCGAGTACAACCTTCTCTGACAATGAGGACGAGGATGAG GAGCCGGAGTTATATTTTACTGATCCCCAGCAATTGCTGCAAATTTTTACTGAGCTGGAAGAACAGAACCTGTCCCTAATCCAGAATTCCCAGGAGACCGAGGAAACCTTGGATGAGCTCCAGCATACTCTCACCACTACGCGAAGTAAAAT GGACCGTGAGATAAAGCAGCTGAAGCAGCTTGCAGCCACACTCAAAGCCTCCATAATCAAAGAAGAGGAGACAGCCGCAGACCTGGAATTGAAGGCACGAGTCTTTTCCTTCGGAGAGTACAAAGCAGATGTGCAG GACAAAATGTTGGTGAGCCTGAACAAAAAGGTGACGGAGGTCTATCGACGTTGCATTGGAGAAAATGAGGCCAACCTGGGAACCCTGCAGCTGCTAACAGTCATAGAACACCAACTCGACGACTTATTGGAGTGTCTGGAGAGAGTCCCTCAAACAAAGATAGAACAGGCagagaaagccaaagaaaaaGAACGGAGGATGAG GATGAGGGACGAAAAAGTAAGACAACAGAGGCAGTTGCAGGAGGAGAGGGTGCAACGGGCACTGGCAAGAGCACAAGCGGATATAAAGAAAAAG ACTGGCAGAAAGCTGATGTTCCGCTCTGAGCCCGTGCCTATCAAAGAGAAAGAAGATGAGGATCAAGGACGGATGGATCAAGAGAAGGAAGAAGCTCTCTATTACTTTACTTAA
- the CFAP100 gene encoding cilia- and flagella-associated protein 100 isoform X2 — MSVLSYTRSTGSQETSSSGAISRARTLPQQTVPTSGVPSTNSTVETKSPLSDDEEFQLRKNPFKIPSDIDIFLLRDKERERAKAERERKKTLKVHEKMTYSTMMNAKQSGFKKELQKEEEAEDRELAAEAQRLKALQESISWKIAVTKDQQVEKETLHEYIDKKRQMFLLQYAVAIKRDEIQKLESLAAEEEAKLEKAEQYLEKDAAMFDEFLKENDKNSAQALKTAEKETKAKIEKIIEIRELTGQMMSIQSEISRFEDTLKEYKKYKNFLYQLSPKEWQEEYEKKQMKTKAMKMSSEVKEEKISVSPITPKGQDPTPRTRRGKLPYLGYTGRQSVDFSSGGPDLRSPSQIMQRRESLRTGKSPSKQNLKSQQTRRQSIAALATEEKASTTFSDNEDEDEEPELYFTDPQQLLQIFTELEEQNLSLIQNSQETEETLDELQHTLTTTRSKMDREIKQLKQLAATLKASIIKEEETAADLELKARVFSFGEYKADVQDKMLVSLNKKVTEVYRRCIGENEANLGTLQLLTVIEHQLDDLLECLERVPQTKIEQAEKAKEKERRMRLAES; from the exons ATGTCTGTTCTCTCCTATACACGTTCGACTGGGTCCCAGGAAACATCCAGTTCTGGAGCCATTTCCA GGGCTAGGACATTACCTCAGCAAACAGTGCCAACCTCTGGGGTTCCCTCTACCAACTCTACAGTGGAAACAAAGTCTCCACTTTCAG ATGATGAGGAGTTTCAGCTGAGGAAAAACCCATTTAAAATCCCTTCGGATATTGATATCTTCTTACTGAGAGACAAGGAAAGAGAACGGGCTAAGGCG GAACGTGAGCGAAAGAAGACCCTGAAAGTCCATGAGAAGATGACCTATTCCACTATGATGAATGCCAAGCAGTCAGGGTTCAAGAAGGAGCtccagaaggaggaggaagcagaggaCAGAGAACTGGCAGCAGAAGCACAGAGACTGAAAGCTCTCCAAGAAAGTATCTCTTGGAAGATAGCAGTTACCAAAG ACCAGCAAGTGGAAAAAGAGACGCTCCATGAATACATAGACAAGAAGCGACAGATGTTTCTGCTGCAG TACGCTGTGGCAATAAAGAGAGATGAAATTCAGAAGCTGGAAagcttagcagcagaagaggaagcaaAACTGGAAAAGGCTGAACAGTACCTGGAGAAGGACGCTGCCATGTTTGACGAGTTCCTGAAGGAGAACGATAAAAACTCTGCTCAGGCGCTGAAAAC TGCTGAAAAAGAAACCAAAGCAAAGATCGAGAAAATAATCGAGATCCGGGAGCTTACTGGACAAATGATGAGCATTCAAAG TGAGATATCCAGGTTTGAAGACACTTTGAAGGAGTACAAGAAGTACAAGAACTTCCTCTACCAGCTTTCTCCAAAAGAGTGGCAGGAGGAGTATGAAAAAAAGCAGATGAAGACCAAGGCGATGAAAATGTCCTCtgaagtgaaagaagaaaaaatctCCGTTTCTCCCATCACGCCCAAGG GCCAGGATCCAACACCCCGAACCAGACGTGGCAAGTTGCCTTATCTTGGCTATACAGGACGTCAGAGTGTTGATTTCTCTTCAGGAGGACCTGATCTGAGGTCCCCAAGCCAAATCATGCAGAGAAGGGAATCCCTCAGGACAGGCAAAAGCCCCTCAAAGCAAAACTTGAAATCCCAGCAGACAAGACGACA GAGCATTGCCGCCCTAGCAACGGAGGAGAAGGCGAGTACAACCTTCTCTGACAATGAGGACGAGGATGAG GAGCCGGAGTTATATTTTACTGATCCCCAGCAATTGCTGCAAATTTTTACTGAGCTGGAAGAACAGAACCTGTCCCTAATCCAGAATTCCCAGGAGACCGAGGAAACCTTGGATGAGCTCCAGCATACTCTCACCACTACGCGAAGTAAAAT GGACCGTGAGATAAAGCAGCTGAAGCAGCTTGCAGCCACACTCAAAGCCTCCATAATCAAAGAAGAGGAGACAGCCGCAGACCTGGAATTGAAGGCACGAGTCTTTTCCTTCGGAGAGTACAAAGCAGATGTGCAG GACAAAATGTTGGTGAGCCTGAACAAAAAGGTGACGGAGGTCTATCGACGTTGCATTGGAGAAAATGAGGCCAACCTGGGAACCCTGCAGCTGCTAACAGTCATAGAACACCAACTCGACGACTTATTGGAGTGTCTGGAGAGAGTCCCTCAAACAAAGATAGAACAGGCagagaaagccaaagaaaaaGAACGGAGGATGAG ACTGGCAGAAAGCTGA